Proteins encoded together in one Festucalex cinctus isolate MCC-2025b chromosome 8, RoL_Fcin_1.0, whole genome shotgun sequence window:
- the myg1 gene encoding MYG1 exonuclease isoform X1 produces the protein MKRACVLGTNLVRTKYLADIINTQTCASLQNLSLEQFRAHRVTFVGNIAGGRHMSSEAKRLCVDRMAAKKIGTHNGTFHCDEVLACFFLRQLPEYKDAEIVRTRDPALLAGCDIVVDVGGEFDPQRHRYDHHQRTFAETFHSLRPDKPWVTKLSSAGLVYLHFGRQLLAQLMQLKEDDKQLEILYDKLYENFVEEVDAVDNGISQCEGEARYAISTMLSARVGHLNPCWNSKSQDTEEGFKKALALVGDEFLDRLDFYKSSWLPARQVVEEAVNERYKVDPSGQVMELSQGGCPWKEHLFALEKELQVETPIKYVLYSDQNGQWRVQCVPAGLNTFQSRLPLLEEWRGIRDDELSALSGIEGCVFVHASGFIGGNKTREGALEMARRTLQAAAKSSANGDC, from the exons ATGAAGCGCGCGTGTGTGCTAGGGACAAATTTAGTTCGAACAAAATATCTCGCGGACATAATCAATACACAAACCTGTGCCTCACTGCAAAATTTGAGTCTTGAGCAGTTCCGTGCTCACCGTGTCACATTTGTCGGCAACATTGCGGGAGGACGACACATGTCCAGTGAAGCTAAGAGGTTGTGCGTTGACAGAATGGCCGCCAAAAAGATCGGAACCCATAACGGAACCTTTCATTGCGACGAGGTTCTGGCTTGCTTCTTCCTCCGGCAGCTACCCGAATACAAG GATGCGGAGATCGTGCGGACCAGGGACCCAGCGCTGCTGGCTGGCTGTGACATTGTGGTCGACGTGGGAGGAGAATTTGATCCACAGAGGCACCGCTACGATCATCATCAGAG GACCTTTGCAGAGACCTTCCACAGCCTGCGTCCTGACAAGCCTTGGGTGACCAAGCTCAGCTCTGCCGGCCTGGTCTATCTCCACTTTGGCCGTCAGCTGCTGGCCCAGCTGATGCAGCTCAAGGAGGACGACAAGCAGCTGGAGATCCTCTATGACAAA CTCTATGAGAACTTTGTGGAGGAAGTGGACGCCGTCGACAATGGCATTTCCCAGTGTGAGGGCGAGGCGCGCTACGCCATTTCCACCATGCTCAGCGCACGTGTCGGCCATCTGAATCCGTGCTGGAACAGCAAGAGTCAGGACACCGAG GAGGGGTTCAAAAAGGCCTTGGCATTAGTTGGGGATGAGTTTCTGGACCGTTTGGATTTCTACAAGTCCTCCTGGTTGCCGGCCCGCCAGGTTGTGGAAGAAGCTGTTAACGAGCGGTACAAG GTAGATCCCAGTGGGCAGGTGATGGAGTTGTCCCAGGGCGGCTGTCCCTGGAAGGAGCATCTGTTCGCCCTGGAGAAGGAGCTCCAGGTGGAGACGCCCATCAAGTATGTTCTGTACAGCGACCAGAATGGACAGTGGAGGGTCCAGTGTGTCCCTGCGGGCCTCAACACCTTCCAGAGCAg ACTGCCCCTGCTGGAGGAGTGGCGCGGTATCCGTGACGATGAGCTGTCCGCGCTCAGCGGCATCGAGGGCTGCGTTTTCGTCCACGCCTCCGGCTTTATCGGTGGGAACAAGACGCGGGAAGGTGCCCTGGAGATGGCCCGCAGGACCCTGCAGGCCGCTGCCAAGTCGTCTGCCAATGGCGACTGCTGA
- the myg1 gene encoding MYG1 exonuclease isoform X2 produces the protein MKRACVLGTNLVRTKYLADIINTQTCASLQNLSLEQFRAHRVTFVGNIAGGRHMSSEAKRLCVDRMAAKKIGTHNGTFHCDEVLACFFLRQLPEYKDAEIVRTRDPALLAGCDIVVDVGGEFDPQRHRYDHHQRTFAETFHSLRPDKPWVTKLSSAGLVYLHFGRQLLAQLMQLKEDDKQLEILYDKLYENFVEEVDAVDNGISQCEGEARYAISTMLSARVGHLNPCWNSKSQDTEEGFKKALALVGDEFLDRLDFYKSSWLPARQVVEEAVNERYKVDPSGQVMELSQGGCPWKEHLFALEKELQVETPIKYVLYSDQNGQWRVQCVPAGLNTFQSSLTVFSL, from the exons ATGAAGCGCGCGTGTGTGCTAGGGACAAATTTAGTTCGAACAAAATATCTCGCGGACATAATCAATACACAAACCTGTGCCTCACTGCAAAATTTGAGTCTTGAGCAGTTCCGTGCTCACCGTGTCACATTTGTCGGCAACATTGCGGGAGGACGACACATGTCCAGTGAAGCTAAGAGGTTGTGCGTTGACAGAATGGCCGCCAAAAAGATCGGAACCCATAACGGAACCTTTCATTGCGACGAGGTTCTGGCTTGCTTCTTCCTCCGGCAGCTACCCGAATACAAG GATGCGGAGATCGTGCGGACCAGGGACCCAGCGCTGCTGGCTGGCTGTGACATTGTGGTCGACGTGGGAGGAGAATTTGATCCACAGAGGCACCGCTACGATCATCATCAGAG GACCTTTGCAGAGACCTTCCACAGCCTGCGTCCTGACAAGCCTTGGGTGACCAAGCTCAGCTCTGCCGGCCTGGTCTATCTCCACTTTGGCCGTCAGCTGCTGGCCCAGCTGATGCAGCTCAAGGAGGACGACAAGCAGCTGGAGATCCTCTATGACAAA CTCTATGAGAACTTTGTGGAGGAAGTGGACGCCGTCGACAATGGCATTTCCCAGTGTGAGGGCGAGGCGCGCTACGCCATTTCCACCATGCTCAGCGCACGTGTCGGCCATCTGAATCCGTGCTGGAACAGCAAGAGTCAGGACACCGAG GAGGGGTTCAAAAAGGCCTTGGCATTAGTTGGGGATGAGTTTCTGGACCGTTTGGATTTCTACAAGTCCTCCTGGTTGCCGGCCCGCCAGGTTGTGGAAGAAGCTGTTAACGAGCGGTACAAG GTAGATCCCAGTGGGCAGGTGATGGAGTTGTCCCAGGGCGGCTGTCCCTGGAAGGAGCATCTGTTCGCCCTGGAGAAGGAGCTCCAGGTGGAGACGCCCATCAAGTATGTTCTGTACAGCGACCAGAATGGACAGTGGAGGGTCCAGTGTGTCCCTGCGGGCCTCAACACCTTCCAGAGCAg CCTGACAGTCTTTTCTCTGTGA